GCGGCTACGGTGCCGCACCAGGCGTTCATGATTTTCCAGATGATGTTTGCCGTCATCACGCCGGCCCTGATCACAGGCGCCTTCGCTGAACGCTTCAAGTTCAGCACGTATCTCGTCTTTGTCCTTGCGTGGTCGACTCTTGTCTACGCTCCTCTCGCTCATTGGGTGTGGGGAGTGGGAGGGTGGATTCACAACCTCGGAGCGCTCGATTTCGCGGGCGGACTCGTCGTGCACATCAGTTCCGGAGTTTCGGCGCTGGCAGCGGCGCTGATCGTCGGAAAGCGCAGGGGGCACGGTCACGACTATATGCCTCCCCACAATATGACGATGACCTTGATGGGGGCCTCGATCCTCTGGTTCGGCTGGTTCGGCTTCAATGGTGGAAGCGCGATCGCATCCGGTGCGATTGCAACATCGGCGTTTGTCGTCACGCATATTGCTGCAGCGAGCGCGACGATCTCGTGGGTCATGATAGAATGGGCGCGACGTGGAAAACCGACACTGCTGGGAGCCGCCTCCGGCTGTGTGGCGGGACTTGTCGCAATCACCCCCGCATCCGGTTTCGTCGGTCCGGTCTCTGGACTTGTGATCGGTCTCGGCGCCGGTGTTCTGTGTTACTATGGTGTGAATATGAAGAACAAGCTTGGCTTCGATGATTCGCTCGATGCGGTGGGCGTCCATGGTGTCGGGGGTACGTTTGGAGCCCTCGCAACAGGACTCTTCGCTTCCAAGGCAATCAACCCGGCGGGCGCCGATGGGTTGTTTAGCGGCAACGCCTCATTACTTGGCATCCAGGCAATCAGCGTTCTGGCTGCTTGCGTCTTCGCTTTTAGCATGACCTGGATCATTCTCAAGGTTCTGGACATGACCATGGGTCTCCGCGTCAACCCGGAACAGGAACTCGAAGGGCTCGACCTGAGCCAGCATGGCGAAAGCGGATACATTTTCTAAGCTACCCCGCACCTTCGCTCCCCGCCACCTTCGCAAGGTAACCAGGCATTAACCCTGCACCTTGCGAAGGTATCCGCGCCCCCAACAGCAACTTTTTGCTTCTGAGCGGGTCTTATGACAAATTAAGGCCAGTAGCTCAGATCAAAAAGGCCCCCTTTGGATCTCCCGTCTGACGACCAACTTGTGACAGATCTGCGGAACGGCAGCGTGGATGCATTCGAAGAGCTCTATCAAAAGTACAAACGCCACATCTTCACCTTTTGTCTCAATCTCACGGGTAACCGGTCCTTGGCCGAGGACGCGACACACGACACGTTTCTCAAAATGCGCCTCAACATCGAAACGCTGAACGACATTCACCTTTTCCGCACCTGGCTTTTCACCATCGCACGCAAAGGGGTGTTCAGGCAACTGCACAGGCAGCAGCGCAATGGTTCGTTCGACGAGGAGAGCGTCTGGAGCGACGAGACGCCGTTAACGTTGATGGAGCACAATGATACTTCGAAGATTATTTCGGCTTGTATCAATGCTTTGAAACCTGAGTATAAAGAGGTTCTGTTGCTGCGCGAGTACGAGCAGCATTCGTATGACGAAATCGCGATGATCACCGGAAACACGGCGAGTTCAGTGAAGTCACGCCTGTTCAAAGCGAGAAAAGTCCTTGCCGAGAAGCTTAAACCGTTTTTCAAGGAATAAACTTGTTGGTCGACCTGCCCGCCGTTCGTGTTCCAGAAGGTCAGGCGGGGATGCCATCTCGACCAACAAGAAGTTCAGCATTTTCCGAAGGATCGCACCATGACCCACATCGACCAACAGCAGCGCGTCAGTCTCTACATCGACGACACTCTCAACGACAAGGAATCGTCGGAACTCTTCGCCCATCTTGCCGTTTGCGGTGAGTGCCGGTCTTATATGAAGATCAGCTTGCGCGTGCGTAATCAGATTGCGAACGAGGAACTGGCAGAGGTCCCGCGATCGCTCGATCGCCGCGTCCTCGCAAGCGTCGCACGAGAAAACGCCGCACTTAAGCGACAAACCTGGTACTCTCCGGTCTGGCTCGCGAGGATTTCCATTCCACTCCCGGCCGCGGTCTCCATCGTGTTCCTGCTGATTGTCGGCAGTCTGCTGTTTTCCCCGCTCTTGACGAACGACCCAAGGCAACAAGCGGAAATTCCATCCGTGTTGCTGTCAAAAGTCCCTCCAGGCCTCAAACGGGCCTATTGAATATAATCAGAGGGTATGTCTATGGAAAAGGAAACCATCACGATTGAAATCAGGCAGGAAGTTTCTGTCGCACTTCTCTGGATTGCCGCTGGAGTGGTGCTCATAACAGGAACGTTTTTCCTTGCCCCCAAAGGCGTAGAACTCTGGCCGGCGGTAAACGCCGCAGGCATCGCCGCGTTTGTGTACCTGGTCGCGCTTCTCTTCTTTGTTCTCCGCAAACCGTTGTCTGCGCAACGGCGTCTGGTTTTAGCACTCCTCGGCGTTCTCTTTCTGGCCAGCACGGCTTATCGGTGGGTTCAAATGCAGGATGAGACGCGCTGGCAGGCGGATCAGATCCTCCGGATACGAGGTGTCATAGGCCGCGGCATAATGATGACCGAAATGAGTGGTCCCCTTCTGAAGACACTCGACGCCTTCCACCGTCAGGGTCCCGCGAAGAAAAACTCTCTGGCAGAAGAATTCAAGAAAATCTATCCCGCAACGTCAGCTGGCTCCAGTATCTACAAACCCAAATGGGATGGCGATGGAATGAGAATCATCGTCACGGAGCTGAACCCTGACAAGGTTGTCCTCGTGTCGCAGGAGACGTTCGTCAAAGGGAGGGATCCGTCGTTCAAGAACCTTGACGGAAAAGCAGGACTGATCCAGGAACAATATACGTTGACCGCGAAAGGGATTGTCCATGTATCCGAAAACTGATTCATCAGAATTCGCATCCGGGTTCCTTTGGCAGGTTGCACTTCTGACCCTCGTCGTCCTCAGCCTGATAGTGTTCGCCGATCAGGTTTTCAAACCGGGTGAACGTGAACGCGTTCCGACGCCACGCATTGTTCTTTTTCCCTGGGTAATTGCGGGGGCGCATACGATCGACAATGGACTCCGGGCGTTTTCCGGCAAGCAGACAGAAGCGGTAAACGGGAAGGACCAGGTAAGGGCCCTCGCCGGCTTGCTGATTGTTTCTGTTCTCTGTCCGACGATATTTCTCATGCGGTGGAGAAGGCGAACGCTACAGCAGACTACACCGACGGTTTGGAACCTGTCGCGTCTCTTCTATAGTCTCTGCGGTGCTCTCGTCCTCTATCTCGTGATCGCCTCTCTGCCGACCGCAGTGACCGCCGATCTGTCCCATCGTCGTCTCCGTGATGCGCAAGCGGTACAGTCAAGCAGGGATGGAATCATCAACGATCTCAACGAAATGGCCATTGATCTATCTCTGTATTATATGCTCCCAAAGGAGCTCGGCGGCGGAAATCATAGCTATGAAGGTTACAAGGTTCCCGAAGCGTCGACAAAGACGAGCGAAGCGACATATACCTTCAGGCCAAGTGCTCAGACCGTTACCATCCATGCCGAATCGGTCCGCTATCCATCCAGTTCAGTGGAGATGAAGGTGGACAGCCTCGGCCGGATAAACTCGTGGGCGTACGGAGGGAAGTTTCAGTAGGCCGTCGACACTATTTTCATTCACTTTGAAATCACTTGGGATGCATATGGAAACCAGACAACTGTTTCGGCTACGGCCAATCGACTGGCGATGGATCATCGTCTCGTATTGTTTCCTTGTCCTGTTTCATCTCTTCCCATCGTTCCTGATTACCGGGTGGACGAACACGTATGCGGGCCCGGTTGGATTTCTCTCCTGGCTCACCATCGGCATGACAATTGTCTGCGCCGTGATCGGCGTGTGGTCGAGGGGAATCACAATCCTGGAACCTGGAGTAGCTTCCACCCTCTATGCGTTCACGCTTATTGGCGGGCTCCAACCTCAATGGATGTTTGGCCGTGGCTTCCGTTCGACGGCGTGGCAGATAGTGCTTCTCCTGTCGATGTTCGTCGTCGGATGTCTGGGAGCCGCGTTCGGCGGGTGGCTCCAAATGCGGAAGGAGAAAAAACGATCGGTCTAGCCCGCCGGTCCTTCCGAAGGATCCCTTGGTCCCCGGGTCTCCAACAGGCCTTCCGATGACCCCACTTCTGAAGGCCGTGACCGTTTCCTCTCGCCCCCTATTTGATTATATTATCCGCTGACCTTCACCAATTAACCAATTAACCAATCACACAAATTATCACCATGCGATACTCTCTTCTGATCGTCATCATTCTCTTCACCACCATTCTCTCCGCCCAGCAAGAGACCATCATCACCGGCAAACTACTCGGTCACGACAAGAAGCCTATGCTGCTGGCTCACGTCCACCTGATCAAAGCCCCTGCCTCGCAGTCATTCGACGGGGTCCAGGTCGGAAGTGACGGGTCATTCAGAATTGCAACCAAAGAAACCGGCCTTATTGTTGCCGAGTTCACCGGAGTGAACCACGCGGCACTTGATGTTCCTCTCCTCGTCGAGAAACCGGCGAAGATAGATTTGAGCATACGGCTCGCAACATATTCGTACGTCGACGAGCTGAAGGAACTGAAGATCATGTCCGATCTTACTGACTTTGATTTCAATAGCGCTCAGGCCATGCAGAAGCAAAGCGATGGAACGTTCGCAATCGAGCTGGAGACAAAACGGGACAAGCTCGCCTACCAGGTGTTTGGAGCTGAGAAAAACAGCCGGAGTATCAATGGGACACAGTCGGACAGCTACGAATTCGATGGTGCCGGCGACTACAAGTCGGTTGTCAACGTGAAGGGGAGTGAGGCGGGCAAGGTGAAAATAACCTTTGATCCGAAGAAAACGATCCACTCGACGGCCGAAGTCGAAATCAAGTTCTCCGATCCGAAGTCGGCGATTGCCAAGATCGCGGCAATTCAGCAGGAAATAGCGAAGAGAGAAATTACATGGTCTGCTGCCGTCACGGCATACGTGAAGGCAGGAAACGACTTCAAGAGTTTCACGTACGACTGGTCCGCTGATCAGTCGGCCATCCTCGGCAGACTGAAATCGGAAAAAGATCCCCTTGTGCGGCAGATGCTTCTGATGAACTATGTGGATACGAAGGCAAAGAACGCCGCAAAGGCCGATCCCGCGATCGGCGCGATGCTGTTCAAAGAAATCTCCCCCGATTCAAAACTCTGGATGATGCCGACGTTGCAGCTGATCAACGCCGCCGGAGAATTGTCGGGTGACCAGGCAGCGTATGCACAGTACCTTGATAAGTTTCTGGAAAAGAACGCACAGATGGATCTGAAAACAACCCTGATTATGAATCAACTCGTTTCATCGAGGATGCAGGGGGACGAAAAGCGGCTCAAGCTGTATTACGACATGGCGATGAAATATTTCGGTGGAACACAATTCGGCAAAACAGTGCAGGAGCGCTTCACACCGGTGATCACGATCGGCGTTGGCAAGAACGTGCCGGCGTTCAAAGTCAAAGCGCTTGGCGACACGACAAGAATCTATTCGAATGAGACATTCAAGGGGAAGCTGGTGCTGCTTGATTTCTGGGCGACATGGTGCGGACCGTGTGTTGGCGAAATGGACATCCTGCACAAGGCGTACGAGAAATACAAATCGACAAACTTCGAAATCCTGAGCCTTTCACTCGACGAAAAACCCGACGATGTGGTGAAGTTTCGCAAGGACAAGTGGAAAATGCCGTGGCTCCACACGTTCGTCACGAACGACAAGGATCTCACCACTGCATTCGAGATCGTTGCCATTCCCCGTCCGCTCCTCGTCGACGGAACCGGAAAGATCGTCGCGATGGAAGAGGAGCTGCGCGGAGTGCATCTTGAACAGACGCTCGCAAAGTTCCTTGGCGAGTCCAAATAGCAGGCATTTCCAACCCGGAAGAAGTCCGACTTCTACCCCGACCTTCCCTTGAGAAATCGGACTTCTACCATTCCTGCGCGACTTTCCCGCCTTTTCTGCATCTTTACTCTGCCCCCTCTCATGTTCTTCGACAGTTACACTGTCGAAGAAGACTCATTTCCGAAAGTTACACTTTCGGAT
Above is a window of Ignavibacteriales bacterium DNA encoding:
- a CDS encoding ammonium transporter; translated protein: MKIDTGDTAWLLISTALVMLMTPGLALFYGGMVRQKNVLGTLMQSFIALGVVSVQWVLIGYSLAFGPDIGHVIGGLQWIGLQGVGLEPNPDYAATVPHQAFMIFQMMFAVITPALITGAFAERFKFSTYLVFVLAWSTLVYAPLAHWVWGVGGWIHNLGALDFAGGLVVHISSGVSALAAALIVGKRRGHGHDYMPPHNMTMTLMGASILWFGWFGFNGGSAIASGAIATSAFVVTHIAAASATISWVMIEWARRGKPTLLGAASGCVAGLVAITPASGFVGPVSGLVIGLGAGVLCYYGVNMKNKLGFDDSLDAVGVHGVGGTFGALATGLFASKAINPAGADGLFSGNASLLGIQAISVLAACVFAFSMTWIILKVLDMTMGLRVNPEQELEGLDLSQHGESGYIF
- a CDS encoding RNA polymerase sigma factor; protein product: MDLPSDDQLVTDLRNGSVDAFEELYQKYKRHIFTFCLNLTGNRSLAEDATHDTFLKMRLNIETLNDIHLFRTWLFTIARKGVFRQLHRQQRNGSFDEESVWSDETPLTLMEHNDTSKIISACINALKPEYKEVLLLREYEQHSYDEIAMITGNTASSVKSRLFKARKVLAEKLKPFFKE
- a CDS encoding zf-HC2 domain-containing protein, which produces MTHIDQQQRVSLYIDDTLNDKESSELFAHLAVCGECRSYMKISLRVRNQIANEELAEVPRSLDRRVLASVARENAALKRQTWYSPVWLARISIPLPAAVSIVFLLIVGSLLFSPLLTNDPRQQAEIPSVLLSKVPPGLKRAY
- a CDS encoding thioredoxin-like domain-containing protein; translation: MRYSLLIVIILFTTILSAQQETIITGKLLGHDKKPMLLAHVHLIKAPASQSFDGVQVGSDGSFRIATKETGLIVAEFTGVNHAALDVPLLVEKPAKIDLSIRLATYSYVDELKELKIMSDLTDFDFNSAQAMQKQSDGTFAIELETKRDKLAYQVFGAEKNSRSINGTQSDSYEFDGAGDYKSVVNVKGSEAGKVKITFDPKKTIHSTAEVEIKFSDPKSAIAKIAAIQQEIAKREITWSAAVTAYVKAGNDFKSFTYDWSADQSAILGRLKSEKDPLVRQMLLMNYVDTKAKNAAKADPAIGAMLFKEISPDSKLWMMPTLQLINAAGELSGDQAAYAQYLDKFLEKNAQMDLKTTLIMNQLVSSRMQGDEKRLKLYYDMAMKYFGGTQFGKTVQERFTPVITIGVGKNVPAFKVKALGDTTRIYSNETFKGKLVLLDFWATWCGPCVGEMDILHKAYEKYKSTNFEILSLSLDEKPDDVVKFRKDKWKMPWLHTFVTNDKDLTTAFEIVAIPRPLLVDGTGKIVAMEEELRGVHLEQTLAKFLGESK